The following are encoded together in the Rhinopithecus roxellana isolate Shanxi Qingling chromosome 5, ASM756505v1, whole genome shotgun sequence genome:
- the C2CD4A gene encoding C2 calcium-dependent domain-containing protein 4A, giving the protein MWCLERLRFGPECLRRSGDWLLPPRARRAKSRTTAACSNVLTPDRIPEFCIPPRLLPRLTLAAFRNSWVEEAEMDEGAGRTDWDPRSQAALSLPHLPRVRTAYGFCVLLESPHTRRKESLLLGDAPAPRPRAHTYGVGGGPDALLGTLSFPRAQGPATPAAPGGPRPPQDALAPRPRGCRLLRVPDGLLSRALRARRSRRLARARSVSSGNEDEERRAGSQSPARAPSASPPLSRVPFPERLEAEGTVALGRAGDALRLVAEYCPGTGRLRLRLLRAEGLAGGVPGPRAIRCRLSLVLRPPGTARRQCSTVVGRSRKASFDQDFCFDGLSEDEVRRLAVRVKAWEEGGGRERGRLLGQGELSLGALLLI; this is encoded by the coding sequence ATGTGGTGCCTGGAGCGACTCCGCTTCGGTCCTGAGTGCCTTCGGCGGAGCGGAGACTGGCTTCTCCCGCCTCGGGCGCGCAGAGCCAAGTCTCGTACCACCGCCGCGTGCTCAAACGTGCTCACTCCGGACCGCATCCCCGAGTTCTGCATCCCACCGCGGCTCTTGCCCCGCCTGACCTTGGCTGCATTCCGGAATTCTTGGGTCGAAGAAGCAGAGATGGACGAGGGCGCCGGCCGCACGGACTGGGACCCGCGCTCGCAGGCCGCGTTGTCGCTGCCGCACCTGCCCCGCGTACGCACCGCCTATGGCTTCTGCGTGCTACTCGAGAGCCCGCACACGCGCCGCAAGGAGTCGCTCCTGCTTGGGGACGCGCCCGCGCCCCGACCCCGGGCCCACACCTACGGCGTCGGCGGCGGCCCGGACGCCCTTCTGGGGACCCTGAGCTTCCCGCGGGCTCAGGGCCCGGCCACCCCCGCGGCCCCCGGCGGTCCCCGCCCTCCCCAAGACGCGCTCGCCCCGCGGCCCCGCGGCTGCCGCCTCTTGCGTGTCCCCGACGGGCTGCTGAGCCGCGCGCTGCGGGCCAGGAGGAGTCGCCGCCTGGCCCGCGCCCGCTCCGTCTCCAGCGGGAACGAGGACGAGGAGCGCCGCGCGGGCTCCCAGTCCCCGGCCCGGGCCCCCTCCGCGAGCCCGCCGTTGTCTCGGGTCCCGTTTCCCGAGCGCCTGGAGGCCGAGGGCACCGTGGCTCTGGGACGCGCCGGCGACGCCCTGCGCCTGGTCGCCGAGTACTGTCCGGGAACCGGGCGCCTCCGTCTCCGGCTGCTCCGCGCCGAGGGCCTGGCGGGAGGCGTCCCCGGGCCCCGCGCCATCCGCTGCCGCCTCAGCCTCGTCCTGCGGCCGCCGGGCACCGCGCGTCGGCAATGCAGCACTGTGGTGGGGCGCAGCCGCAAGGCCTCTTTTGACCAGGACTTCTGCTTCGACGGCCTCTCGGAGGACGAGGTGCGCCGCCTGGCTGTTCGCGTCAAGGCCTGGGAAGAAGGCGGCGGCCGGGAGCGGGGCCGCCTGCTGGGCCAGGGTGAGCTGTCCCTGGGCGCCCTCCTGCTGATCTGA